One genomic segment of Rubeoparvulum massiliense includes these proteins:
- a CDS encoding cation:proton antiporter regulatory subunit, whose product MGKLHETELPGLGKKFQLNTDHGENVVIIVYNDGKREVYHYDEEEEEVISSIALTDEEAKQVGNILEGIYYQPDPLHKAEVRIKGMSMEWVKVPEHSPLHNQSIGSLQLRKQKRISVVAAIVGNKTVVNPGADFVVEAGHTLVVVGEPEPVEQFCEEVKAAIQ is encoded by the coding sequence ATGGGTAAATTACATGAAACCGAGCTCCCTGGACTAGGTAAAAAGTTTCAACTCAACACAGATCACGGAGAGAATGTGGTGATTATCGTCTACAATGATGGAAAGCGTGAAGTCTACCATTATGACGAAGAAGAGGAAGAAGTAATCTCCTCCATCGCCCTCACCGATGAAGAGGCGAAACAAGTAGGGAATATCTTAGAAGGCATCTATTATCAACCAGATCCCCTTCATAAGGCTGAAGTACGAATTAAGGGCATGAGTATGGAATGGGTCAAAGTTCCTGAACACTCGCCTCTACATAATCAAAGTATTGGGTCATTACAGCTACGCAAACAAAAACGGATTTCTGTGGTGGCTGCCATTGTTGGTAATAAAACCGTCGTCAACCCTGGTGCTGATTTTGTAGTAGAAGCCGGACACACCCTCGTTGTTGTTGGTGAACCTGAGCCTGTAGAGCAATTTTGTGAAGAAGTGAAGGCTGCCATTCAATGA
- a CDS encoding metal ABC transporter ATP-binding protein translates to MEHELITQRVIHCDHLHFSYGSTPVLEDISFVQREGEMISLVGPNGSGKSTLIRLILGLLAPTKGTVERWPDRTIRERKQLGRIGYVSQKANSFNSGFPATVEEVVAMGLTGEKGLFHRLHKADRERIEAVLEQVGMSDFRKRHIAQLSGGQQQRVFIAKALVHQPKLLILDEPTVGVDYGSVEKFIQIVYDLHQKEAKTILMVTHDFSLIHDWVDRVITLQKRIIFDGTPRQFQQEQERILANLYGVQPCMQCTEDHIEGERVGHPNA, encoded by the coding sequence GTGGAACATGAACTAATTACACAGCGTGTCATTCATTGCGACCACCTCCATTTTTCTTATGGCTCAACTCCCGTTTTGGAGGATATCAGCTTTGTGCAAAGAGAAGGGGAAATGATCAGCTTAGTTGGACCGAATGGCTCAGGAAAATCTACGTTGATTCGCCTCATTCTCGGTCTTCTAGCGCCGACCAAGGGGACGGTAGAACGATGGCCAGATCGAACGATACGTGAGCGTAAGCAACTGGGGAGAATCGGATATGTATCACAGAAGGCTAATAGCTTCAATAGTGGTTTTCCTGCCACGGTTGAAGAGGTGGTTGCCATGGGCTTAACGGGGGAGAAGGGCTTATTCCATCGCCTTCATAAAGCAGATCGAGAACGAATTGAAGCGGTTTTAGAACAGGTGGGCATGAGTGATTTTCGGAAGCGCCATATCGCTCAATTATCAGGAGGACAGCAGCAGCGTGTCTTTATTGCCAAGGCCTTGGTTCATCAGCCGAAGCTTTTAATCCTCGATGAGCCTACCGTAGGTGTGGACTATGGATCCGTAGAAAAGTTTATCCAGATTGTTTATGACCTCCATCAGAAGGAGGCAAAAACTATTTTAATGGTGACACACGACTTTAGTCTGATCCATGATTGGGTGGATCGGGTGATCACCTTGCAAAAACGGATTATCTTTGATGGTACACCTCGTCAATTTCAACAGGAACAGGAACGGATTCTCGCCAATCTATACGGTGTACAGCCATGTATGCAGTGTACTGAGGATCACATCGAGGGTGAGAGGGTGGGACATCCCAATGCTTGA
- a CDS encoding metal ABC transporter permease yields the protein MLDMIFQYEFIRNSVYAGILIGIIGPLMGLFLVVRRLSLMADALSHVTLSGVAFGLLMQQRWGMTSIPPIYVGMGFATLASFFVERLRKVYRHYQEIAIPIMLSTGVALGIILISISNGFNVNLLDYLFGSISAISADDLVMISVLALIIIVVTWLFYKELVIISFDEEDAAITGVSQRLVNFIFTILVAFTIGASMQIVGILLVSAMMTLPVAAALQWQRSFRQTILLAIIHGQISVFLGIYLAFHFDWPSGGTIVLVAAFQVLVILLVKRIRIWVLRRASV from the coding sequence ATGCTTGATATGATCTTTCAATATGAATTTATCCGGAACTCTGTCTATGCAGGGATCTTAATCGGTATTATTGGTCCGCTAATGGGTCTCTTTCTTGTGGTACGCCGTCTTTCCTTGATGGCAGATGCCCTCTCCCATGTGACGCTTTCAGGGGTGGCTTTTGGGCTACTGATGCAGCAACGCTGGGGGATGACCAGTATCCCTCCGATTTATGTAGGAATGGGCTTTGCTACATTGGCTTCCTTCTTTGTGGAACGCCTACGTAAGGTGTACCGTCATTATCAGGAGATTGCCATCCCCATCATGCTCTCCACTGGAGTGGCGCTCGGGATCATTCTAATTAGTATCTCCAACGGCTTCAATGTGAATCTACTAGATTATTTATTTGGGAGTATTTCAGCCATCTCAGCTGATGATCTTGTGATGATCAGCGTGTTAGCTCTGATCATCATCGTTGTAACATGGCTCTTTTATAAGGAATTGGTGATCATCTCCTTCGATGAAGAGGATGCTGCAATCACTGGTGTTTCCCAACGCTTAGTCAATTTTATCTTTACCATTCTTGTTGCCTTTACCATTGGGGCATCGATGCAGATCGTGGGAATCCTCTTGGTATCAGCGATGATGACGCTACCTGTTGCTGCTGCACTCCAGTGGCAGCGTAGCTTTCGCCAAACCATTCTGTTAGCTATCATCCATGGCCAAATCTCTGTTTTTCTCGGGATTTATCTCGCCTTTCATTTTGATTGGCCTTCTGGGGGAACCATTGTCTTAGTAGCGGCTTTTCAAGTACTGGTGATATTATTGGTTAAACGGATTCGGATTTGGGTGCTAAGGAGGGCTAGTGTATGA
- a CDS encoding Fur family transcriptional regulator, giving the protein MTVDEAMKRLKEEGFKDTERRREILAIVSSAHRYISAREIYEVMREKNPGMSLDTVYRNLSTFVEFHILEETTLDDERKFRFACNPSLHHHHHYICLGCGITKIVDVCPMENALINEVEDFQITSHKFEIYGYCKACQEKGNQQEKCNQSDK; this is encoded by the coding sequence ATGACCGTTGATGAAGCGATGAAGCGTTTAAAGGAAGAGGGTTTTAAGGATACGGAGCGTCGGCGTGAGATATTAGCCATCGTCTCTTCTGCACATCGATATATTTCTGCACGGGAGATCTATGAGGTGATGCGGGAGAAGAATCCGGGGATGAGTCTGGATACGGTGTATCGCAATTTAAGTACCTTCGTGGAATTTCATATTCTTGAAGAGACCACATTGGATGATGAGCGGAAGTTTCGTTTCGCCTGTAATCCTAGCTTACATCATCATCACCATTATATCTGTCTCGGCTGTGGAATAACCAAGATCGTGGATGTCTGTCCCATGGAGAATGCATTGATCAATGAGGTGGAGGACTTCCAGATTACCAGTCATAAATTTGAAATTTATGGCTATTGCAAGGCTTGTCAGGAGAAGGGCAATCAGCAGGAGAAGTGTAATCAATCGGATAAATAG
- a CDS encoding NUDIX hydrolase — translation MDISFKTKEGRFNYRVAGIIIHDHQLLMMQTENTPYYFLPGGRVEMNEMSEAAMVREVKEELGIDVEINRLLWIVENFFTEELNGERFHEVGFYYLLNLKDEKLLENGCQFTREEGEKHKLMFRWTSLEEVQKLKLYPLFLKEKILNIPQAPEHIIEIKNDLL, via the coding sequence ATGGATATTTCCTTTAAAACCAAAGAGGGTCGCTTCAATTATCGTGTAGCGGGAATCATTATTCATGATCATCAATTATTGATGATGCAGACAGAAAATACTCCTTATTATTTTCTTCCAGGTGGCAGGGTGGAAATGAACGAAATGAGCGAAGCAGCCATGGTAAGGGAAGTGAAAGAGGAGTTAGGAATTGATGTGGAAATCAATCGCTTGCTTTGGATTGTTGAAAATTTCTTTACTGAGGAATTAAATGGTGAGAGATTTCATGAAGTGGGCTTTTACTATTTACTCAATTTAAAGGACGAGAAGTTGCTCGAGAATGGATGCCAGTTTACACGAGAAGAAGGGGAAAAACACAAGTTGATGTTTCGATGGACATCACTTGAAGAGGTGCAAAAACTGAAACTTTATCCGTTGTTTTTAAAAGAAAAAATCTTGAATATACCACAGGCTCCAGAGCATATCATTGAGATCAAAAATGACTTGCTGTAA
- a CDS encoding coiled-coil domain-containing protein, which translates to MEDKLELILKELVEIKRTTSGIDTRLGAVELKIDVMDHRLGTLETKVDAIDSRLDTLETKVDTIDSRLGTLESKVDAIDSRLGTLESKVDAIDSRLDTLETKVDAIDSRLGTLESKVDAIDSRLDTLESKVDTIDSRLGTLESKVDTIDSRLGTVESSQKELNQMMIALLDRQEEADAKLDAISMEIHRTQGELTSFKSSQECQERILGILSLRSLEHEADIQLLKQN; encoded by the coding sequence ATGGAAGATAAGCTGGAGCTCATTCTTAAAGAGTTGGTTGAGATTAAGAGAACAACAAGTGGTATTGACACAAGATTAGGTGCAGTTGAATTGAAGATAGATGTGATGGACCATCGATTAGGAACACTTGAAACGAAAGTAGATGCCATCGATTCACGATTGGATACGCTTGAAACGAAAGTAGATACCATCGATTCACGATTAGGTACGCTTGAATCGAAAGTAGATGCCATTGATTCACGATTGGGTACGCTTGAATCGAAAGTAGATGCCATCGATTCACGATTGGATACGCTTGAAACGAAAGTAGATGCCATTGATTCACGATTGGGTACGCTTGAATCGAAAGTAGATGCCATCGATTCACGATTGGATACGCTTGAATCGAAAGTAGATACCATTGATTCACGATTAGGTACGCTTGAATCGAAAGTAGATACCATTGATTCACGATTAGGTACAGTGGAATCAAGTCAAAAAGAGCTCAATCAAATGATGATTGCTCTCCTAGATCGACAAGAAGAAGCAGATGCCAAGCTTGATGCCATCAGTATGGAGATCCATCGGACACAAGGTGAGCTTACTTCCTTCAAATCAAGTCAAGAATGCCAAGAACGGATTCTTGGAATCCTCAGCTTACGCTCATTGGAGCATGAAGCAGATATTCAACTTTTGAAGCAAAATTGA